One window from the genome of Methanobrevibacter oralis encodes:
- the pyrB gene encoding aspartate carbamoyltransferase, with amino-acid sequence MVKIFKLKNMISIKDFERSDIEYILDEASKLENIAKSKEVCEELKGKILSLMFFEPSTRTKMSFETAIKRLGGECIGFENSRSSSVSKGESIADTAKMFEGYSDALVIRHEYEGVSKFISDIVDVPVINAGDGAGQHPTQTLLDLFTIKKEIGEIDNLKIALIGDLKFGRTVHSLANALGLFKNMKIYLVSPPELKMPNEILHDLNKTNIEYEEVESIEKIIDDVNVLYITRIQKERFVDIEDYIKIKGAYIINKKMLEGKDLIVMHPLPRIDEIDSDVDNTKYNKYFSQAANAVPVRMAILNTLIKNNPK; translated from the coding sequence TTGGTAAAAATTTTCAAATTAAAAAACATGATTTCAATAAAAGACTTCGAAAGAAGTGATATTGAATATATTCTTGATGAAGCATCGAAATTAGAAAATATAGCTAAATCTAAAGAAGTGTGTGAAGAATTAAAAGGAAAAATTTTAAGTTTAATGTTTTTTGAACCTTCAACAAGGACGAAAATGTCATTTGAAACCGCAATTAAACGTTTAGGAGGAGAGTGTATTGGATTTGAAAATAGTAGATCTAGTTCTGTTTCAAAAGGTGAAAGTATAGCTGATACTGCAAAAATGTTTGAAGGTTATAGTGATGCATTAGTTATTAGACATGAATATGAAGGAGTATCTAAATTTATATCAGATATTGTTGATGTTCCTGTTATTAATGCAGGAGACGGAGCTGGTCAACATCCAACACAAACATTACTTGATTTGTTCACTATAAAAAAAGAAATTGGTGAAATAGATAATTTAAAAATAGCTTTAATTGGCGATTTAAAATTTGGCCGTACTGTACATTCACTCGCTAATGCATTAGGACTATTTAAAAACATGAAAATTTATTTGGTATCTCCTCCAGAGTTAAAAATGCCAAATGAAATTCTTCACGACTTAAACAAAACAAACATTGAATATGAAGAGGTAGAAAGTATTGAAAAAATAATTGATGATGTAAATGTATTATATATCACTAGAATTCAAAAAGAAAGATTTGTTGATATTGAAGATTATATAAAAATAAAAGGAGCTTATATTATTAACAAAAAAATGCTTGAAGGTAAAGATTTGATTGTAATGCATCCATTACCTAGAATTGATGAAATTGATAGTGATGTTGATAATACAAAATACAATAAATATTTCTCACAGGCAGCTAATGCAGTTCCTGTAAGAATGGCTATTTTAAATACACTAATTAAAAACAACCCTAAGTAG
- a CDS encoding cobalamin biosynthesis protein — translation MLNYDSIYDINLINFNSLNLFLFIILTLICAILIDITFGELPVKIHPVVIIGHIINFFKNIFIKINNKISGLLLVVFTSIITLTIVALLIFFSTFNLIIYFIIFTILLSSTFSIKMLLETAINVKNNLDESLEKARESVSYLVSRNTQELTESFIVSATIESMTENITDSYVAPIFYYFIFGSLLLIFSNNNFIILLLLISFFYRISNTLDAMVGYETDELKIIGYIPAKLDDVLNYIPSRIAGIYIVISSCLLKYNYKNSYKMFKRDAKNCPSPNSGFTMATTAGALDIQLIKKETYVLGDKNKEIDSTDINKAVKLSKITMFLFTITIIFLLTIIYVIS, via the coding sequence ATGTTAAATTATGATAGTATATATGATATAAATTTAATTAATTTTAATTCATTGAATTTATTTTTATTTATTATATTAACATTAATTTGTGCAATATTAATAGATATAACATTTGGAGAACTTCCTGTTAAGATTCATCCAGTTGTAATTATAGGCCATATAATAAACTTTTTTAAAAATATTTTTATTAAAATAAATAATAAAATCTCAGGATTGTTACTTGTTGTATTCACAAGCATAATTACACTAACAATTGTGGCCTTACTAATCTTTTTTTCTACATTTAACTTGATAATTTATTTTATTATATTTACAATATTATTATCATCAACATTTTCTATTAAAATGTTATTAGAAACAGCTATTAATGTTAAAAACAATTTAGATGAGAGTTTAGAAAAAGCTCGTGAATCAGTATCATATTTAGTTAGTAGAAATACACAAGAACTTACAGAGTCTTTTATTGTATCAGCAACAATTGAAAGTATGACTGAAAACATTACAGACTCATATGTAGCTCCTATTTTTTATTATTTCATTTTTGGATCTTTATTATTAATTTTTTCAAATAATAATTTTATTATATTACTATTATTAATTTCATTTTTTTATAGAATTTCAAATACATTAGATGCAATGGTTGGATATGAAACTGATGAATTAAAAATTATTGGCTATATTCCTGCTAAATTAGATGATGTTTTAAATTATATTCCATCAAGAATTGCTGGAATTTATATAGTTATATCATCATGTTTATTAAAATATAATTATAAAAATAGTTACAAAATGTTTAAAAGAGATGCTAAGAATTGTCCAAGTCCAAACTCTGGATTTACAATGGCAACAACGGCTGGAGCATTAGATATACAATTAATTAAAAAAGAAACATATGTTTTAGGAGATAAAAATAAAGAAATAGATTCTACAGACATCAACAAAGCAGTTAAACTCTCAAAAATAACAATGTTTTTATTCACAATTACAATTATTTTTTTATTAACAATTATTTATGTGATATCATGA
- the hisG gene encoding ATP phosphoribosyltransferase: MKIKIAIPSKGRISEPSINILEKAGLGLIDKNNRRLISKTYNKDIEVMFARASDIPGFVHDGVVDMGITGVDLIEESESDVLELLDLRFGQTKLVIAAPDESNINSINDITTDLTIASEFPTLTKKYLKKHDLDLKIVKLSGSTEAAPFIGVADLISDLTSTGTTLKMNHLKIIDTILESSIVLITNKENYEKKKILIDAVNTSIKGVLDAERKKLIMMNVKEKDLNKVKDVMPSMAGPTISEVLSKEKTVAVQAVINEDEVFELVNDLRTAGAKDILVVPIERII; the protein is encoded by the coding sequence ATGAAAATTAAAATTGCCATTCCTTCAAAGGGAAGAATAAGTGAACCCTCAATAAATATTTTAGAAAAGGCAGGATTAGGATTGATTGATAAAAATAATAGAAGATTAATCTCTAAAACATATAATAAAGATATTGAAGTGATGTTCGCAAGAGCTTCAGATATTCCTGGTTTTGTTCATGACGGTGTTGTTGATATGGGTATAACCGGTGTGGATTTAATTGAAGAAAGTGAAAGTGATGTTTTAGAGCTATTAGATTTAAGATTTGGACAAACAAAATTAGTGATAGCTGCTCCTGATGAATCTAATATTAACTCAATTAATGATATTACAACAGACTTAACAATAGCTAGTGAATTTCCAACATTAACTAAAAAATACTTAAAAAAGCATGATTTGGATTTAAAAATTGTTAAATTAAGTGGATCAACAGAAGCTGCTCCATTTATTGGTGTTGCTGATTTAATTAGTGATTTAACAAGTACTGGAACCACATTAAAAATGAATCATCTTAAAATTATTGATACTATCCTTGAAAGTAGTATTGTTCTTATAACAAATAAAGAAAACTATGAAAAGAAAAAAATATTGATTGATGCTGTAAATACAAGTATTAAAGGAGTTTTAGATGCTGAGAGAAAGAAGCTTATAATGATGAATGTAAAAGAAAAAGATTTAAATAAAGTAAAAGACGTTATGCCATCTATGGCTGGTCCTACAATATCTGAAGTTTTATCAAAAGAAAAAACCGTGGCTGTTCAAGCGGTTATCAATGAAGATGAAGTATTTGAACTTGTTAATGATTTAAGAACAGCAGGAGCTAAAGATATTTTAGTAGTTCCAATTGAAAGAATAATATAG
- a CDS encoding DUF2299 domain-containing protein, with protein sequence MINMTIENDVKKWLVDEGFYREEKFEENVDFHYIVEFPKENMMDVVKPKRKDCIVIGCATQIAPQHLELMKESKDNIKKEFILDLNFGLNNFLVDYELQIDQDLLNGFIITDEIFSDGLTKHNFIKTLKRVFKAKLHCIWLIDKKFEKLDFSKNTPSDNTMFV encoded by the coding sequence ATGATTAATATGACAATTGAAAATGATGTTAAAAAATGGTTAGTCGATGAAGGATTTTACCGCGAAGAAAAATTCGAAGAAAATGTTGATTTTCACTATATCGTTGAATTTCCAAAAGAGAATATGATGGATGTTGTTAAACCGAAAAGAAAAGATTGTATTGTAATTGGATGTGCAACTCAAATTGCACCACAACATTTAGAATTAATGAAAGAATCTAAAGATAATATTAAAAAAGAATTTATTTTAGACCTTAATTTTGGATTAAATAATTTTTTAGTTGATTATGAACTTCAAATTGACCAAGATTTATTAAATGGTTTTATTATTACAGATGAAATTTTTAGTGATGGATTAACAAAGCATAACTTTATTAAAACTTTAAAGCGTGTTTTTAAAGCTAAGCTACATTGTATCTGGTTGATTGATAAGAAATTTGAAAAACTTGATTTTTCTAAAAATACTCCCAGTGATAATACAATGTTTGTCTAG
- a CDS encoding orc1/cdc6 family replication initiation protein, which produces MTNIFDEFETNNTIFKDKKPLDHRFLPEKLIHREDQIKQIAKYWVDALNNVTPSNITIYGKTGTGKTAASKFAREQLNEASKNKDVFIRVEYIRCTDYTTEYQVIAHLCQKLGRDVPNRGWTKSEIVNTFRNIFKTNSFGKKLILIVILDEIDILLDKDGDGILYTLTRTENVSILSISNYLDFKGLIKSRVNSSLNDKEIVFPPYGADQLADILYDRAGLSFHERVLENDVIPLCSAMAAKEEGDARYALDLLRTSGELAFDEDSENVSSSHVKRAKDKIEHNKVTEIISTLPIQQQRVLEAILNLTKENGEITSGKLYDAYKEVSNKDSVTYRRIFDFINELEMLGIISTNTISRGRGKGRTNIIKLQCDLNLLESTLFPT; this is translated from the coding sequence ATGACTAATATTTTTGATGAATTTGAAACAAATAATACAATTTTCAAGGATAAAAAACCATTGGATCACCGATTTCTACCTGAAAAATTAATACATAGGGAAGATCAAATTAAACAAATCGCGAAATATTGGGTAGATGCACTAAATAATGTCACGCCATCAAATATTACAATTTATGGAAAAACTGGTACTGGTAAAACTGCAGCTTCAAAATTTGCTCGTGAGCAATTAAATGAAGCTTCAAAAAATAAAGATGTTTTTATAAGAGTTGAATATATCAGATGTACTGACTATACAACTGAATATCAAGTAATTGCTCATTTATGTCAAAAACTTGGTCGTGATGTTCCTAATCGAGGTTGGACAAAAAGTGAAATTGTTAATACATTTAGAAACATCTTTAAAACAAATTCATTTGGAAAAAAACTTATTTTAATTGTTATTTTGGATGAAATTGATATTTTACTTGATAAAGATGGGGATGGAATTTTATACACATTAACAAGAACTGAAAATGTTTCTATTTTATCAATTAGTAATTATTTAGACTTTAAAGGTCTTATCAAGTCAAGAGTTAACAGTAGTTTAAATGATAAGGAAATTGTATTTCCTCCATATGGTGCAGATCAATTAGCTGATATATTATATGATAGAGCAGGGTTATCTTTTCATGAAAGAGTCTTAGAAAATGATGTTATTCCATTATGCTCTGCTATGGCAGCTAAAGAAGAAGGTGATGCAAGGTATGCATTAGACTTACTTAGAACTTCTGGTGAATTAGCTTTTGATGAAGATTCTGAAAATGTATCTAGTAGTCATGTAAAAAGAGCAAAAGACAAGATAGAACATAATAAAGTAACAGAAATTATATCAACGTTACCTATTCAACAACAAAGAGTTTTAGAAGCTATTTTAAACTTAACAAAGGAAAATGGTGAAATTACTTCTGGTAAATTATATGATGCATATAAAGAAGTGTCTAATAAAGATTCAGTTACTTATAGAAGAATTTTTGATTTTATTAATGAACTTGAAATGTTAGGAATTATTTCTACAAACACAATTTCTCGTGGTCGTGGAAAAGGAAGAACTAATATTATAAAGCTTCAGTGTGATTTAAATTTACTTGAATCAACTCTTTTTCCTACTTAG
- a CDS encoding amidohydrolase family protein produces the protein MKDNTILIKNAFILDSNNFKGKKQSLLIKNDKISEISSRIDENDVDKIIDATGKILLPGFINTHTHLSMTLFRGLADDLSLDSWLNDYIWPMEANLTGDYSYIGALLGAIELIKSGTTTFSDMYFYMEDVARAVDDAGLRAVLSYGMIDFSDADKRANEIKENMALFDKCNGMADGRIKVFFGPHSPYTASEELLKEIRKLANEYNIGIHIHVSETQKEINDILNEKGLRPFEYLDSIGFLGSDVIAAHCVWLSDEEIKIIKKNNVKVSHNPCSNMKLASGIAPISKLIENDICVGIGTDGASSNNNLDLIEELKTASLLQKVATLNPKVLTANEAIAMGTIKGAEVLGLDDEIGSIEIGKKADIILVDTNQVNMVPGSSNLSSNIIYSANGSNVDTTICNGKILMENKKLTILNEEEIYNKARQVIKELKETI, from the coding sequence ATGAAAGATAATACTATTTTAATTAAAAACGCATTTATTTTAGATTCTAATAATTTTAAAGGAAAAAAACAATCTCTTTTAATAAAAAACGATAAAATATCTGAAATTTCTAGCAGGATAGATGAAAATGATGTAGATAAAATCATTGATGCTACCGGAAAAATCTTACTTCCAGGATTTATAAATACTCATACACATTTATCAATGACATTATTTAGAGGATTAGCCGATGATTTGAGTTTAGATAGTTGGTTAAATGATTATATTTGGCCAATGGAAGCAAATCTTACAGGTGATTATTCTTATATTGGAGCTTTATTAGGTGCAATTGAACTAATAAAGTCAGGAACAACAACATTTTCTGACATGTATTTTTACATGGAAGATGTAGCAAGAGCCGTTGATGATGCTGGGTTGCGAGCCGTGTTATCTTATGGAATGATTGATTTTTCAGACGCTGATAAAAGAGCTAATGAAATTAAAGAGAACATGGCTTTATTTGACAAATGTAATGGAATGGCGGATGGAAGAATTAAAGTATTTTTTGGACCACATTCTCCATACACTGCTTCTGAAGAATTATTAAAAGAAATTAGAAAATTAGCTAATGAATATAATATTGGAATTCATATTCATGTTAGTGAAACCCAAAAAGAAATTAATGATATATTAAATGAAAAAGGATTAAGACCTTTTGAATATTTAGATAGTATTGGCTTTTTAGGGTCTGATGTTATAGCAGCTCACTGTGTATGGTTAAGTGACGAAGAAATTAAAATTATTAAGAAAAATAATGTTAAAGTTTCACATAATCCCTGCAGTAATATGAAATTAGCTTCTGGAATAGCTCCTATTTCTAAATTAATTGAAAATGACATTTGTGTGGGAATTGGAACTGATGGTGCTTCTTCAAATAATAATTTAGATTTAATTGAAGAGTTAAAAACAGCATCTCTTCTTCAAAAGGTTGCAACTTTAAATCCTAAAGTATTAACGGCTAATGAAGCAATAGCTATGGGAACTATAAAAGGTGCTGAAGTTTTAGGTTTAGATGATGAAATTGGTTCTATTGAAATTGGGAAAAAAGCAGATATTATTTTAGTCGACACAAATCAAGTTAATATGGTTCCCGGTTCTTCTAATTTAAGTTCAAATATTATTTATTCTGCAAATGGTTCAAATGTTGATACTACTATTTGTAATGGTAAAATATTAATGGAAAATAAAAAATTAACAATCTTGAATGAAGAAGAAATTTATAATAAAGCTAGACAAGTAATAAAAGAATTAAAAGAAACTATCTAG
- a CDS encoding histone family protein, which translates to MSEIPKAPIARIIKDAGAERVSEDAKDALADYVEEVARNVAIEAKNVAKIAKRKTVKADDIKLAIKNLE; encoded by the coding sequence ATGTCTGAAATACCAAAAGCTCCTATTGCTAGAATCATCAAAGATGCTGGTGCAGAAAGAGTAAGTGAAGATGCTAAAGATGCATTAGCCGATTATGTTGAAGAAGTTGCACGTAATGTTGCTATTGAAGCTAAAAATGTAGCTAAAATTGCAAAACGTAAAACTGTCAAAGCAGATGATATTAAATTAGCAATTAAAAACTTAGAATAA